From the Candidatus Hydrogenedens sp. genome, the window TCTGTTTCTGCCACTATAGACTTTTATTTAAGACAGATTGGTAGAGCCGAAGGAATACATACCATTTCCGATGAAACAGGAAATCTTGAAGCCATTTTCAGCCATGGAAAAATATCTTTATTCCACTTTCAAAAGGAAATCACATCTCCATTAGGTATCGAAGGAATCGTTGTCCATCTTCAGCAGGTTCATACCTCATCTATGGGTGACTGGTCTGTTCTGGAAAGAGGAAAACAAACACTCGTTAGTAATGGTACTTTATACCGATTGCCCTTACAATGGGAATGGAAGGCAATCATAGAAAACAACTCGCTCATTCTATCGCCCACTTATAAGTTATTAAAAGAAATTCCATTACAGGCATTAGAATTCCGTATTTTCCTACCAGAGGTATATGACCGTTTCTTTTACGCAGGTAATGAAGGAAAATTTTCTCCTATTCAACCCGGAAATTTAGGTTGGGTTCCTATGGTTCCGCCCAAAATAGGCGAAAATTCTGCATTTTTACTAAGCAGTCATGAGGAATATCCTCTTTTGAAGATAGAGTTTGAATCCTGTGAACCCGGGACATCTATTACGATAGGCAATACAGACTACATAGGACGCTCACGATTTGTGAATTGCCATCTCCAGATTCCCGAAACAAGCAACCTTCAAAAGTTAGGAACTCACTCTATTGGTAATCTTAAAATTTCCATCGCAACAAAAGAACAATATGAAACATGGAAATCTTCATGGCTCCAACAAAGAACAATTCATTTAAAACATATCGAAGCCCGATTAGGCGAAGGTTATATTGAATTTATAGATAAAAATACAATGAAACATATTACTCAGGCGGTGCATTTTCACACTCAATTTCGTCTTCAAGGTATGTGGTTTCTTAGCCAGACATTCCTATGGAAAACACCTTATAGAGAAGGCAACTCATGGTTAATGGAAGGGGAATCCCAACGATTCCCTATAAAATTAAAATGGGAATTAACCCCTGACAACGAAACGGATTGTATTATCACCAAAATATGGTGTGAGACTATGGAGGAAATTGATTTAGAAGAATACAATATTTCTATAGGTTTGGTTTACCCATATAGTCAATGGGAAACAAGTTTTGAAAAAGGAACTTTCCCTGAAATTTTACCGCAACAAATAGAATACCGTCATCTAAATAAGAATTACAGTCCATCTCTTTATATAAAAGCACAAGGGGATAATTTACCTTTAATTTGTCTTTTTACCAATCAAGAAAATACCTTCCGAATGAGTCCTATTAATCCTGAATACTCTTTAGGTGCCAGAATAATCCAGGCTATTTCAACTCCTGAACAAAAATCTGTCTTTCACTTAAAGACAGGTTTGCATTTCTTATTTGATGGAGGCATTCGATTTCAAACGACAAAAAATATAAATCAGGATATTAGATAAATGAATGAAATTAAAACCTCGATAATTGTTCCTGCTTATAATGACCATGAAAGATTAATACATCT encodes:
- a CDS encoding ABC transporter ATP-binding protein, coding for MNEPIIELKNITKEYPIRRGFRDLRGQGGLFDWVRGKKTENFRALDNITFDIYRGETVGIIGKNGSGKSTLLKIIAGVTIPTEGRVQVYGRVASLLELGAGFHPLLTGRENIYLNAGLLGMRKAQVNEVIEQIIEFSGIREFIDQPVDTYSSGMYVRIGFAVASFVNPDIFLVDEVLSVGDEEFQRKCRYRIGELREQGKTIVFVSHDLGTVNALCNRVFLLDHGKLIDRGSVSATIDFYLRQIGRAEGIHTISDETGNLEAIFSHGKISLFHFQKEITSPLGIEGIVVHLQQVHTSSMGDWSVLERGKQTLVSNGTLYRLPLQWEWKAIIENNSLILSPTYKLLKEIPLQALEFRIFLPEVYDRFFYAGNEGKFSPIQPGNLGWVPMVPPKIGENSAFLLSSHEEYPLLKIEFESCEPGTSITIGNTDYIGRSRFVNCHLQIPETSNLQKLGTHSIGNLKISIATKEQYETWKSSWLQQRTIHLKHIEARLGEGYIEFIDKNTMKHITQAVHFHTQFRLQGMWFLSQTFLWKTPYREGNSWLMEGESQRFPIKLKWELTPDNETDCIITKIWCETMEEIDLEEYNISIGLVYPYSQWETSFEKGTFPEILPQQIEYRHLNKNYSPSLYIKAQGDNLPLICLFTNQENTFRMSPINPEYSLGARIIQAISTPEQKSVFHLKTGLHFLFDGGIRFQTTKNINQDIR